The following coding sequences are from one Perognathus longimembris pacificus isolate PPM17 chromosome 13, ASM2315922v1, whole genome shotgun sequence window:
- the Slc22a12 gene encoding solute carrier family 22 member 12 gives MAFPDLLDKVGDLGRFQVLQNVALLVPIILLTSQNMIENFSAAVPRHRCWLPLLDNATAQATLPGDLGPEDLLAVSIPLGPDQQPQRCRRFRQPQWQLLDPNATAPNGSEAATEPCVDGWVYDDSTFTSTIVTTWDLVCDSQAMKPMAQSIFLSGVMVGAAVCGPVSDRFGRRKVLTWNYLQVAVSGTVVAFVPTFSLYCLFRFLVAFGLAGIMMNTTTLVMEWTSARFRIVTMTFNFMGFSLGQVLTGAVAYGVRTWPALQLLISVPFFICFLYSWWLPESARWLLITGKPDRGLRELQRVAAINGKKTVQDTLSMEALRSAMREELSADHTAVRLSALLCAPALRLRIWASMLCWFAFGFSFYGVALDLQSLGSNMFLLQGLIGAMDFLGKVATLLLMNYLGRRTIQVSSLVLAGLCMLANTQVPQVMGALRSALALLGLGALGSTFTSINIFSGELFPTVLRMRAVGLCQMAARAGAFLGPVVRMLSIHSPSVPLFIYGSATLLGGLATLLLPETKSLPLPDTMQDVQNQAVKKAAQPTPAARPVLKSTRF, from the exons ATGGCTTTTCCTGACCTCCTGGACAAAGTGGGGGACCTGGGCAGGTTCCAGGTGCTGCAGAACGTGGCCCTACTGGTCCCCATCATTCTGCTCACCTCTCAGAACATGATAGAGAACTTCTCGGCCGCGGTGCCCAGACACCGCTGCTGGCTGCCCCTCCTGGACAACGCCACTGCCCAGGCCACACTCCCTGGGGACCTGGGGCCCGAGGACCTCCTGGCCGTGTCCATCCCCCTCGGCCCCGACCAGCAGCCCCAGCGCTGCCGCCGCTTTCGCCAGCCCCAGTGGCAGCTCCTGGACCCCAACGCCACGGCCCCCAACGGGAGCGAGGCTGCCACGGAGCCGTGCGTGGACGGCTGGGTCTACGATGACAGCACCTTCACCTCCACCATCGTGACCACG tgGGACCTGGTGTGCGACTCTCAGGCCATGAAGCCCATGGCCCAGTCCATCTTCTTGTCCGGGGTGATGGTAGGCGCTGCTGTGTGCGGCCCCGTCTCTGACAG GTTCGGGCGCAGGAAGGTGTTGACGTGGAACTACCTGCAGGTGGCCGTGTCGGGCACGGTGGTCGCCTTCGTCCCCACCTTCTCCCTGTACTGCCTGTTCCGGTTCCTGGTGGCCTTCGGCCTGGCTGGCATCATGATGAACACAACCACTCTGG TGATGGAGTGGACCTCCGCCAGGTTCCGGATCGTCACCATGACCTTCAACTTCATGGGCTTCAGCCTTGGCCAGGTCCTGACGGGCGCCGTGGCTTACGGGGTGCGTACCTGGCCAGCGCTACAGCTGCTGATCTCCGTCCCCTTCTTCATCTGCTTCCTCTACTCATG gtGGCTGCCAGAGTCGGCCCGGTGGCTCCTCATCACGGGCAAGCCGGATCGGGGCCTGCGCGAGCTGCAGAGGGTGGCTGCCATCAATGGGAAGAAGACCGTGCAGGACACGCTGAGCATGGAG gccctgcgGTCGGCCATGCGGGAGGAGCTGAGCGCCGACCACACTGCCGTCCGGCTGAGCGCCCTGCTCTGCGCGCCCGCGCTGCGGCTGCGGATCTGGGCCTCCATGCTGTGCTG GTTTGCCTTTGGCTTCAGCTTTTATGGGGTGGCCCTGGACCTGCAGTCCCTGGGCAGCAACATGTTCCTGCTGCAGGGGCTCATCGGAGCCATGGACTTCCTGGGCAAGGTCGCCACGCTGCTCCTGATGAACTACCTGGGCCGCCGCACCATCCAGGTCAGCTCGCTGGTCCTGGCGGGGCTCTGCATGCTGGCCAACACGCAGGTGCCGCAGG TGATGGGGGCCCTGCGCTCGGCGCTggctctgctggggctgggggctctgGGGAGCACCTTCACCTCCATCAACATCTTCAGCGGTGAGCTCTTCCCCACAGTGCTAAG GATGCGAGCCGTGGGCCTCTGCCAGATGGCGGCCCGAGCGGGGGCCTTCCTGGGGCCTGTGGTCCGGATGCTGAGCATCCACAGCCCCTCGGTGCCCCTGTTCATCTACGGCTCGGCGACCCTGCTGGGCGGCCTGGCCACGCTGCTGCTGCCCGAGACCAAGAGCCTGCCGCTGCCGGACACCATGCAGGATGTGCAGAACCA GGCAGTAAAGAAGGCGGCACAGCCCACCCCAGCGGCGCGGCCCGTGCTCAAGTCCACGCGGTTCTAG